The proteins below come from a single Flavobacterium lindanitolerans genomic window:
- a CDS encoding geranylgeranylglycerol-phosphate geranylgeranyltransferase, which produces MLSRKNKLLVMKIISLFSVVRGYNIPVIVLAQYLSAIFILAPENTRALDVILDFNLFILVLVSSFCIASGYIINNFYDAQKDLINRPNKSMLDRLVSQKTKLYVYFGLNFLAVFLAYFVSWRVSIFYSSYIFLIWFYSHKLKKYPIIGNLTASLLAIFPFFGILLYFFKGQYQEYDWQKIGIIFSHASFLFLLILIREMVKDLENMKGDFVSDYKTIPVVYGESVSKKAITVLTLLTIIPVYILVDVYEVGYMVIYFYLCLMALIFFLLKLWKSNTRNEFLKLHNLLKFIIVAGVFCIVLIEPAVLWHGKKILLAINFR; this is translated from the coding sequence ATGTTAAGCAGAAAAAACAAACTTCTAGTAATGAAAATTATCAGTTTGTTTTCTGTAGTACGCGGCTATAATATTCCTGTCATTGTTCTTGCCCAGTATCTTTCAGCTATATTTATATTGGCTCCGGAAAACACAAGAGCCTTAGATGTTATTCTGGATTTTAACCTCTTTATCCTTGTTCTGGTTTCCAGTTTCTGTATTGCTTCAGGCTATATCATCAATAACTTTTATGATGCACAGAAAGATTTAATTAACAGGCCTAACAAATCCATGCTGGACAGATTGGTAAGTCAGAAAACCAAGCTATATGTCTATTTCGGATTAAACTTCCTGGCGGTATTCCTTGCCTATTTCGTTTCATGGAGAGTCAGCATTTTCTATTCGTCTTATATTTTCCTGATCTGGTTCTATTCCCATAAGCTGAAAAAATATCCTATAATTGGAAATCTTACCGCCTCACTATTGGCTATCTTTCCGTTCTTCGGAATTCTTTTGTATTTCTTCAAAGGACAATATCAGGAATATGACTGGCAGAAAATAGGAATCATATTCAGCCACGCAAGTTTCCTGTTCTTACTAATCCTGATTCGGGAAATGGTTAAGGACCTCGAAAACATGAAAGGCGATTTTGTAAGCGATTACAAAACTATTCCCGTAGTGTATGGTGAATCCGTATCAAAAAAAGCCATTACCGTACTCACCCTGCTAACCATTATTCCCGTCTATATTTTAGTAGATGTTTACGAAGTAGGCTATATGGTTATTTATTTCTATCTCTGCCTCATGGCGCTGATTTTTTTTCTGTTGAAACTTTGGAAATCAAATACCCGCAATGAGTTCTTAAAGCTCCACAATCTATTAAAATTCATTATTGTAGCAGGCGTTTTTTGCATCGTATTAATCGAGCCGGCCGTACTATGGCACGGAAAGAAAATACTTTTGGCTATCAATTTTCGCTAA
- a CDS encoding cupin-like domain-containing protein: MAFEYIEIERVERLTKKEFIENYYKPQKPVVITNQIEDWPAFSKWNFKFLREVAGDKTVPLYDSRKTDYTKKVNEPDFKMTMSEYIDILEKGPTDLRIFLYNLMKDVPSLKADMRWPQLGLRLIKSLPLVFFGGEDAKVFMHYDIDFPNIFHIHFEGKKQCVLVDPKETKYMYRLPYSWICNEDIDFDNPDFEKFPALKMVKPYITNLQHGEMLYMPEGWWHYMKYLTPGFSLSLRSLAGRPTNLLKGLANVAVIRHYDNWMRKRKGQAWLDYKDAEAIRRTNELLKK, translated from the coding sequence ATGGCCTTTGAATATATAGAAATAGAAAGGGTTGAAAGACTTACAAAGAAAGAGTTTATCGAAAACTATTATAAGCCTCAAAAACCTGTAGTAATTACAAATCAGATTGAAGACTGGCCCGCTTTTTCCAAATGGAATTTCAAATTTCTCAGAGAAGTAGCCGGCGATAAGACAGTTCCTCTTTATGACAGCAGGAAAACGGATTATACTAAAAAAGTAAACGAGCCGGATTTCAAAATGACCATGTCGGAATATATCGACATTCTGGAAAAAGGCCCAACCGATTTGCGTATTTTTCTATACAATCTGATGAAAGATGTGCCTTCTTTGAAAGCGGATATGAGATGGCCCCAGTTAGGACTTCGATTGATAAAAAGCCTTCCCTTAGTTTTCTTTGGAGGCGAAGACGCCAAAGTCTTTATGCATTATGATATTGATTTCCCTAATATTTTCCATATCCATTTTGAAGGAAAAAAACAATGCGTTCTCGTTGACCCAAAAGAAACGAAATACATGTACAGACTTCCTTATTCCTGGATTTGCAATGAAGACATTGATTTTGACAATCCCGATTTTGAAAAATTCCCGGCACTTAAAATGGTGAAGCCATACATAACCAATCTACAGCATGGTGAAATGCTTTATATGCCTGAAGGTTGGTGGCATTATATGAAATACCTAACGCCTGGCTTTTCGTTAAGTTTGCGTTCATTGGCAGGAAGACCAACTAACCTGCTCAAAGGTTTGGCGAACGTTGCAGTCATACGTCATTATGACAACTGGATGCGAAAACGCAAAGGGCAAGCCTGGCTGGATTATAAAGATGCCGAAGCCATACGCAGAACCAACGAACTGCTGAAAAAATAA
- a CDS encoding diphosphomevalonate/mevalonate 3,5-bisphosphate decarboxylase family protein encodes MISEKDFIPSEYTRSIEKGNFKWSAPSNIALVKYWGKKDNQIPANPSISFTLNNCKTITSLAFEKREPDGNFSFDLLFEGKPKEDFKPKIRKFFERIESYLPFLKEYHFTINTENTFPHSSGIASSASGMAALAVNLMSIEKELNPEMTEDYFNQKASFLARLGSGSACRSVKGSIVIWGNHEETEGSSDLFGVEFSRNIHPIFKNYQDTILLVDKGEKQVSSTVGHDLMHNHPYAEKRFEQAHINLSKIKTLLESGDLQEFIRIVESEALTLHAMMLTSMPYYILMKPNTLEIINRIWKFRNETNIPVCFTLDAGANVHILYPENVREEVLELIKNELVGFCQNSQYICDEIGFGAKKL; translated from the coding sequence ATGATTTCGGAAAAGGATTTTATTCCGTCAGAATATACCCGTTCAATAGAAAAAGGAAATTTCAAATGGAGCGCGCCAAGCAATATTGCTCTGGTAAAATATTGGGGGAAAAAGGACAACCAGATTCCTGCCAATCCATCCATAAGTTTTACGCTCAACAATTGCAAAACCATTACTTCACTGGCTTTTGAAAAAAGAGAGCCGGATGGAAATTTTTCATTTGACCTGCTGTTCGAAGGAAAACCAAAAGAAGATTTCAAACCTAAAATCCGGAAGTTCTTCGAAAGAATTGAATCCTACCTGCCGTTTCTTAAAGAATATCATTTCACTATCAATACAGAAAATACGTTTCCCCATAGTTCAGGAATTGCTTCTTCTGCATCGGGAATGGCAGCTCTTGCTGTAAACCTGATGAGTATTGAAAAGGAATTGAATCCTGAAATGACAGAAGATTACTTCAATCAAAAAGCTTCTTTCCTGGCAAGATTAGGTTCAGGTAGCGCTTGTCGAAGCGTAAAAGGAAGTATTGTTATTTGGGGAAATCATGAAGAAACCGAAGGAAGTTCAGATTTATTTGGGGTAGAGTTCTCTCGCAATATCCATCCTATTTTTAAAAACTATCAGGATACTATATTATTAGTTGACAAAGGTGAAAAACAGGTGTCAAGCACGGTTGGGCATGACCTGATGCACAATCATCCTTATGCCGAAAAACGATTTGAGCAGGCACATATAAACCTGTCTAAAATAAAAACACTATTGGAATCCGGCGATTTGCAGGAATTCATCCGGATAGTAGAAAGTGAGGCCTTAACCTTGCATGCGATGATGCTGACTTCTATGCCGTATTATATACTAATGAAACCTAATACGCTGGAAATCATAAACCGTATCTGGAAATTTAGAAATGAAACCAATATTCCGGTTTGTTTTACGTTAGATGCAGGAGCCAATGTCCATATTCTGTATCCCGAAAACGTTAGAGAAGAAGTTTTAGAATTAATTAAGAATGAATTAGTTGGCTTTTGCCAAAACTCGCAATATATTTGCGATGAAATTGGATTTGGCGCAAAAAAATTGTAA
- a CDS encoding NAD(P)/FAD-dependent oxidoreductase yields the protein MSTNFDIIIVGGGAGGFFTAINCAEKNPKLKIAILERGKEVLTKVRISGGGRCNVTHACFVPNELVKFYPRGEKELRGPFHQFCSGDTIEWFEKHGVELKIEDDGRMFPVSNSSQTIIDCFTAATKKLGIQVLTGQSVQSIYKSNADEGSFWKIETQNQQYFCEKLVLATGSNPKMWDMLQEFGHTIVSPVPSLFTFNIKDPRIKELPGVSAQVSVKVKDTKLTSTGPLLVTHWGMSGPAILKLSAWGARILFEKNYQFTIFVNWLNDVDTEEAESILKELKLEHSKKAVSKKSPFDFPNRLWESLVLASGIYEETKWADLSKNQLQNLANQLTKAQFQVNGKSTFKEEFVTAGGIDLKEINFKTMESKIHPNLFFAGEITNIDAITGGFNFQNAWTSGFIVANSISQ from the coding sequence ATGAGCACTAATTTCGACATAATCATCGTTGGCGGAGGAGCCGGAGGTTTTTTTACAGCCATAAACTGTGCGGAGAAAAATCCGAAATTGAAAATCGCTATATTGGAACGCGGCAAGGAAGTCCTGACAAAAGTCCGTATTTCCGGTGGCGGACGATGCAATGTAACACACGCCTGTTTTGTTCCGAATGAATTGGTAAAGTTTTATCCGCGTGGTGAAAAGGAACTTCGTGGTCCGTTTCACCAATTTTGTTCGGGTGATACCATTGAGTGGTTTGAAAAGCATGGTGTTGAATTAAAAATTGAAGATGACGGCCGCATGTTTCCCGTTTCCAATTCCTCACAAACCATTATCGACTGCTTTACGGCTGCCACAAAAAAATTAGGAATTCAGGTCTTGACAGGGCAAAGCGTACAATCTATCTACAAATCAAATGCAGATGAAGGGAGTTTTTGGAAAATCGAGACCCAAAACCAACAGTATTTCTGCGAAAAATTAGTACTGGCCACCGGAAGCAATCCAAAAATGTGGGACATGCTTCAGGAATTTGGACATACTATTGTAAGTCCGGTACCATCCCTCTTTACATTTAATATAAAAGACCCACGCATCAAAGAACTGCCTGGCGTTTCAGCACAAGTTTCCGTAAAAGTTAAAGATACAAAACTGACTTCTACAGGCCCCTTACTCGTAACACATTGGGGAATGAGCGGCCCGGCAATCTTAAAACTATCAGCCTGGGGAGCACGAATCTTATTTGAGAAAAACTATCAGTTCACCATTTTTGTCAATTGGCTTAACGATGTCGATACTGAAGAAGCCGAATCTATTTTAAAAGAATTAAAACTGGAACATTCCAAAAAAGCAGTCTCAAAAAAATCGCCTTTTGATTTTCCAAACCGCTTATGGGAAAGTCTGGTTTTGGCTTCAGGAATTTATGAAGAGACAAAATGGGCCGATTTATCCAAAAACCAATTACAGAATCTGGCCAATCAATTGACAAAAGCACAATTCCAGGTCAATGGAAAAAGTACTTTTAAAGAAGAATTTGTTACAGCCGGAGGAATTGACCTTAAAGAAATCAATTTCAAAACAATGGAAAGCAAAATCCATCCCAATTTATTCTTTGCGGGAGAAATTACCAATATTGATGCAATCACCGGCGGATTTAATTTTCAAAATGCCTGGACCAGCGGATTTATTGTGGCAAACTCTATTAGCCAATAG
- a CDS encoding pseudouridine synthase, which translates to MNKNEGGNRRNASNRTGGKSSFGKSKPPLPKRAQGPKKNKPASFKAADSASEKTDKKPNQAPKRQKASDEMRLNKYISNSGVCSRRDADIYIKSGNVKVNGVTVTEMGYLVKATDVVNFDGALLTPEKKEYILLNKPKNFTTSLDEGFEHRNVSELVRGATKSVLSPVGRMDKNTTGLLLFTNDTDMIRKFTIPNQKSSKIYQVSLDKNLKFEDLEKIGKGMMIENHRVNVEEISYIDDEPKSEIGLKLRTANVKVVRHIFEHLGYDVLRIDRVVFAGLTKKNLPRGNWRFLTEQEIINLKNI; encoded by the coding sequence ATGAACAAGAATGAAGGAGGCAACAGACGCAATGCCTCAAACCGAACAGGAGGAAAAAGCAGTTTTGGAAAATCAAAACCGCCATTGCCAAAAAGAGCCCAGGGACCTAAAAAAAATAAGCCTGCTTCTTTTAAAGCTGCTGATTCAGCGAGTGAAAAAACGGATAAGAAACCAAATCAGGCTCCAAAAAGACAGAAAGCATCAGATGAAATGCGCTTAAACAAATACATCTCCAATTCCGGAGTATGTTCGCGTCGCGATGCTGATATCTACATAAAATCCGGAAACGTAAAGGTAAACGGAGTTACCGTTACCGAAATGGGATATCTTGTCAAAGCTACTGATGTAGTAAATTTTGACGGTGCCTTACTAACTCCGGAAAAGAAAGAATACATCCTCCTAAACAAGCCGAAAAACTTCACAACCTCTTTAGACGAAGGTTTTGAACACAGAAATGTTTCGGAACTGGTTAGAGGTGCTACAAAATCTGTCTTGTCGCCTGTAGGCCGCATGGATAAAAACACAACAGGCCTGCTATTGTTTACCAACGATACAGACATGATTCGTAAATTCACAATTCCGAATCAAAAATCGTCAAAAATCTATCAGGTATCCTTAGATAAAAACCTGAAGTTTGAGGATTTGGAAAAAATCGGAAAAGGCATGATGATAGAAAACCATCGTGTCAATGTTGAGGAAATCAGCTATATTGACGACGAACCAAAAAGCGAAATCGGACTAAAACTACGCACAGCCAATGTAAAAGTAGTACGCCATATTTTCGAACACCTGGGTTATGATGTTCTTAGAATTGACCGTGTCGTATTTGCCGGACTTACCAAGAAAAACCTACCCAGAGGAAATTGGAGATTCCTGACAGAACAGGAAATTATCAATTTGAAAAATATATAA
- a CDS encoding alpha-amylase family glycosyl hydrolase, whose amino-acid sequence MKKTILLAVALAAFISCKDDKKTEGTTAAKTETIAPITDATAENAVIYEANIRQYSPEGTFNAFTKDIPELKKLGVKIIWLMPIYPISMKNRKATGELSVEDIKDPKEKAKYLGSAYAISDYTAINPDYGTKEDFRNLVKTAHENGMYVILDWVANHTGWDHKWITEHPEYYHKNAKGEVTDPLNPETGKSWGWTDVAHLNYANKELHKAMENEMLYWVKEENIDGFRCDVADNVPAEFWQKAIPELRKVKPVFMLMESNKNYLLKDGLFDMGYGWEAHHVMNDINKGTKTVKDLDNVFDKIAKEYEKNDFFMNFTSNHDENSWNGTEYERMGDGVEAFTALTYLMPGMPLIYTGQEYDLKHRLKFFEKDSIPKTKAKMFPIYEKLGELKNNNIALNGGKNAASFKRLATSNDTNVLAFEREKENQKVFFIGNLSKKDQQFTAPVEGTFTNYMTGEKITLAKDQKFSFKPWQYYILVK is encoded by the coding sequence ATGAAAAAAACAATCTTATTAGCTGTAGCATTAGCGGCTTTTATCAGCTGCAAAGACGACAAAAAAACAGAAGGAACAACCGCTGCAAAAACAGAAACTATTGCCCCGATAACGGATGCAACAGCAGAAAATGCGGTTATTTATGAAGCCAACATTCGTCAATATTCACCAGAAGGAACTTTTAATGCTTTTACGAAAGACATTCCGGAATTGAAAAAATTGGGTGTAAAAATTATTTGGCTGATGCCTATCTATCCTATTTCGATGAAAAACAGGAAAGCTACCGGAGAACTTTCTGTAGAAGACATTAAAGACCCGAAAGAAAAGGCCAAATACTTAGGAAGTGCTTATGCCATATCAGACTATACGGCTATCAATCCGGATTACGGAACCAAAGAAGATTTCAGGAATCTGGTAAAAACAGCCCATGAAAATGGTATGTATGTCATTCTTGACTGGGTAGCAAACCACACCGGATGGGACCATAAATGGATTACGGAACATCCGGAATACTACCATAAAAATGCAAAAGGTGAAGTAACCGACCCTCTTAATCCGGAAACAGGGAAATCATGGGGTTGGACAGATGTTGCTCATTTGAATTATGCCAACAAGGAACTTCACAAAGCCATGGAAAACGAAATGTTATATTGGGTAAAAGAAGAAAATATCGACGGTTTCCGTTGTGATGTTGCAGACAATGTTCCTGCCGAATTCTGGCAAAAGGCAATTCCTGAACTGCGAAAAGTGAAACCTGTATTCATGCTGATGGAATCCAACAAAAATTATCTTTTAAAAGATGGACTTTTTGATATGGGATATGGCTGGGAAGCGCACCACGTGATGAACGACATTAACAAAGGCACAAAAACAGTCAAAGACCTGGATAACGTATTTGATAAAATTGCTAAAGAATATGAGAAGAATGATTTTTTCATGAACTTCACTTCAAATCATGACGAAAATTCATGGAACGGAACCGAATATGAAAGAATGGGTGACGGCGTAGAAGCTTTTACGGCACTAACCTACCTGATGCCGGGAATGCCGCTTATCTATACAGGTCAGGAATATGACCTGAAACACCGATTGAAATTCTTCGAAAAAGACTCAATCCCTAAAACAAAGGCAAAAATGTTCCCTATCTATGAAAAATTGGGTGAATTAAAAAACAACAATATTGCCTTGAATGGCGGTAAAAATGCGGCTTCTTTCAAACGTTTGGCAACTTCAAACGATACGAATGTTCTTGCTTTTGAAAGAGAAAAAGAAAATCAGAAAGTTTTCTTTATTGGAAACCTATCTAAAAAAGACCAGCAATTCACGGCTCCGGTTGAAGGCACATTTACCAATTATATGACCGGCGAGAAAATAACATTGGCAAAAGACCAGAAATTCAGTTTCAAGCCTTGGCAATATTATATTTTGGTTAAATAA
- a CDS encoding mevalonate kinase family protein: MKGPLFYSKILLFGEHAINKGSRGLSIPYNFFNGGLKVDNNLSDEAQKSNASLKRFVAYLETMQQENPELVTFNIELLKRNVEAGMYFDSSIPQGYGIGSSGALVAAVYDQYAENKITVLENLTREKLLKLKQIFSKMESFFHGTSSGLDPLNSYLSIPILINSHDNIEATGIPTQSLEGKGAVFLLDSGMVKETAPMVSIFMESLKDKGFRAMVKNQFVKYTDASIDDFLHGDIKSLLSNTKKLSKVVLNNFKPMIPEQFHGIWQKGLDSNDYYLKLCGSGGGGYILGFTHDYEKAKEALKDYKLEVVYQF; this comes from the coding sequence ATGAAAGGACCATTATTTTACTCCAAAATATTACTCTTCGGTGAACACGCGATTAACAAAGGTTCCCGGGGTTTGTCCATTCCCTATAATTTTTTCAATGGCGGACTGAAAGTAGATAACAATCTTTCGGATGAAGCCCAAAAATCCAATGCCAGCCTGAAACGCTTCGTGGCTTATCTTGAGACCATGCAGCAGGAAAATCCGGAATTGGTGACATTTAATATTGAACTGCTAAAGCGCAATGTTGAAGCCGGAATGTATTTTGATTCCAGTATTCCACAAGGTTACGGAATTGGAAGCAGCGGTGCTTTAGTTGCTGCCGTTTATGACCAGTATGCCGAAAACAAAATCACGGTTCTGGAAAACCTGACACGTGAAAAGCTGCTGAAACTGAAGCAGATTTTCTCAAAAATGGAATCTTTTTTCCATGGTACGAGCTCCGGACTGGACCCGTTAAACAGCTATTTGAGCATTCCTATATTAATCAATTCACACGACAATATTGAAGCTACCGGAATTCCTACCCAAAGTCTGGAAGGAAAAGGAGCCGTATTTTTATTGGATTCCGGAATGGTAAAAGAAACTGCTCCAATGGTAAGCATTTTCATGGAAAGCCTGAAAGACAAAGGCTTTAGGGCTATGGTGAAAAACCAGTTCGTAAAATACACTGATGCCAGCATTGATGATTTCCTTCATGGTGATATCAAATCATTGCTTTCCAATACAAAAAAGCTTTCCAAAGTTGTCCTGAACAATTTCAAGCCAATGATTCCGGAGCAATTCCACGGAATCTGGCAAAAAGGATTGGATTCAAATGACTACTACCTGAAATTATGCGGTTCAGGCGGAGGCGGCTATATCCTTGGATTTACGCACGATTATGAAAAAGCAAAAGAAGCACTGAAAGATTATAAATTAGAAGTAGTCTATCAGTTTTAA
- a CDS encoding glycerophosphodiester phosphodiesterase, whose protein sequence is MKKILNIGHRGAKGHEPENTLPSFQKAFDLHADGIELDVHICKTGELVVIHDFTADRTTNGSGAISELTLSEIKALRINGHIEVPTLEEVIELAGKNCLINIELKGRHTAKPVSHLIEKYILENDYSCENFIVSSFQREELEMMHIINPKIHLGVLSQASVAQALEWATAFSAKAIHPHFSLLTEENVQQAQKQGFKVYTWTVNEIEDIERVKTYNVDGIITDFPEKI, encoded by the coding sequence TTGAAAAAAATACTCAATATCGGACATCGCGGCGCCAAAGGCCATGAACCTGAAAACACGCTTCCTTCATTCCAAAAAGCTTTCGACCTGCATGCTGACGGAATCGAATTGGATGTCCATATCTGCAAGACTGGCGAACTGGTCGTTATCCATGATTTTACGGCAGACCGTACCACTAATGGTTCCGGTGCCATTTCTGAGTTGACACTTTCCGAAATAAAAGCATTGCGTATTAACGGACATATTGAAGTCCCCACTTTAGAAGAAGTGATTGAATTAGCCGGTAAAAACTGCCTTATCAATATTGAACTAAAAGGCCGTCATACGGCAAAACCCGTTTCGCATCTTATTGAAAAGTATATTCTTGAAAATGACTACAGCTGCGAAAACTTTATTGTTTCCAGCTTTCAAAGGGAAGAACTCGAAATGATGCACATCATCAATCCGAAAATACATTTGGGTGTATTGTCACAGGCAAGCGTAGCACAAGCCTTGGAATGGGCCACTGCTTTTTCTGCCAAAGCAATACATCCCCATTTCAGCCTCCTGACAGAAGAAAACGTACAACAGGCACAAAAACAGGGTTTCAAAGTCTACACCTGGACAGTTAATGAAATTGAGGATATTGAGAGAGTAAAAACGTATAATGTTGATGGAATCATTACCGATTTCCCGGAAAAAATATGA
- a CDS encoding TspO/MBR family protein: MNRYTRILVLTATCLTVGYFSSLVTRPAVESWYPLIEKPVFNPPNWIFAPVWTILYVMMGIAGGLVWHEIDSPRKEEVKKGMLFFAIQLALNALWSYLFFGLKNPLLALFEIVLLWLMIYETYAKFAKINRFAGYLFIPYLSWVGFAMVLNASIWWLNQ, translated from the coding sequence ATGAACAGATACACGCGAATTTTAGTTTTGACAGCAACCTGTCTCACAGTAGGTTATTTTTCAAGTCTGGTAACAAGACCGGCAGTAGAAAGCTGGTATCCTTTGATTGAAAAACCAGTTTTTAATCCGCCCAATTGGATTTTTGCTCCTGTCTGGACTATTCTTTACGTTATGATGGGAATTGCAGGCGGACTGGTTTGGCATGAAATTGATTCTCCCCGGAAAGAAGAAGTCAAAAAGGGGATGCTGTTTTTTGCTATCCAATTAGCATTAAATGCCTTGTGGTCGTATTTGTTCTTTGGGCTCAAAAATCCATTGCTTGCGTTGTTTGAAATTGTGCTGCTTTGGCTGATGATTTATGAAACCTATGCCAAGTTCGCCAAAATTAACCGGTTTGCAGGCTATCTGTTTATCCCGTATTTGTCTTGGGTAGGTTTTGCCATGGTGTTGAATGCCAGTATCTGGTGGCTGAACCAATAA
- a CDS encoding nuclear transport factor 2 family protein: MTPEILQSIAFKWFDAFNSHQLEKLLDLYDDEAKHFSPKLKIRKPETNGYVTGKQALREWWKDAFERLPSLHYKVTSLTANNDRVFMEYIRTVDGEDDMLVAEVLEVKNEKIIASRVYHG, translated from the coding sequence ATGACACCTGAAATATTGCAATCTATCGCATTTAAATGGTTTGATGCGTTCAACTCACACCAACTTGAAAAACTTTTAGACCTGTATGACGACGAAGCAAAACATTTCAGTCCGAAGTTAAAAATCAGGAAGCCTGAAACCAACGGATACGTGACCGGAAAACAGGCTCTTCGCGAATGGTGGAAAGATGCTTTTGAGCGTCTGCCTTCTTTGCATTATAAGGTTACTTCTCTAACAGCCAACAACGACCGTGTTTTTATGGAATACATAAGAACAGTCGATGGAGAAGACGATATGCTGGTAGCAGAAGTCCTGGAAGTAAAAAACGAAAAGATTATCGCTTCACGAGTCTATCACGGATAA